The window CAAAGTCCCCATGGGTCCCAGTTCCAGTCCTGGTCACCAGgacttcctcccctccccccaggcagCACCACAGAAGCCTGCAGGAGGGTGAGCCCAGACCTGTCCATCAGGTTGGGGTGACCGAGGTCCCATGACTGAGCTGGTGTGACCCCAGCACCTTCCTCAGGATGTGGGGCCGGGCAGGGGGCTGGGCCCAGAGCTGGGGCCACTTCCTGCACTGAAGGAAGTCCTCTTGCTGTCCCTCCTGACCTGCCACTGCCCCCTGGGAACCTCTGCGTCCTTGAGGTACCAAGGCGGTGAGGGCCAGGGCATTGAGACCCAGCCGCTGGGTGCTTAGTTCCTCTGGGATCCTGGAGGAAGTGGGAGGAGCGGGGAGGAAGGTCTCTGGGGACAGGACGTCCTCCCTTTGTCAAGTGGGCAGGACCCAGACAGCAGTGGCCCCATGGGTTTCCCGTCCCAGCGGAGACAAATCATCTGTCTGGTTGGGCCAGCTCTTGGTGGGTACCCTCACCCTGGGCCCAGACCACAGCCAAGGTGTGTAAGTGGGAGCTGGGGAACCCTGGCGGCCCTAGAGGGGCCTGGGGCTCCCAGACCCTCAGGGCCAAGGTCGCCACAGCCCAgtccctggccctgccctgcGCTGAGCTGGAGGAGGGGGCTGAAACCTCAGCCCCAGGCAGACGAGGAAGTGGCCAGGAAAGCGGAAGCGGCTTTGATGGTCGCGGAGGGGGCCGGAAGCCAACCCGCGTGGGGAGGaccaggctgggggctgggttCCTGTTTTCTCCCCAGGCCCCTCTCAGCAGCCCACTCCTCCCTCAGGGCAGGAACCAGCCTGCCGGCTGGGCACCAACCACCCGCGCCCGCCAATGCGGCCCGGCATCCGGACAGCCAGGTCCCCAGGTCCGAGGCGCGCCCATGTGGGCCGGCGGCGGCGTGGGGAGCCCTCGGCGGGGCCCGGCCCCTGCACCCACCGATGACCTCTTCGCCCGCAAGCTGCGCCAGCCAGCCCGGCCCCCGCTGACGCCGCACACCTTCGAGCCCAGGCCGACCCGGGGCCCGCTTGTGCGCAGCGGCAGCGATGCAGGCGAGGCCCGGCCTCCGACGCCAGCCAGCCCTCGTGCCCGCGCCCACAGCCACGAGGACGCCAGCCGCCCTGCCGCGCCCCCGGCCCGGTTCTTCGACCCGCTGGCACTGCTGGGGCTGCCGGCGGAGGAGCCGGAGCCTGAGTTCCCGCCGGTGCCTGAGCCGCGCTGCTTCGCCCACTACGACGTGCAGAGCCTGCTCTTTGACTGGTCTCCGAGGCCCCGGGGACCGGGGGCGCAGGCGGAGGCCAGCTCTGGGACCCCCGCCACGGCTCAGGACCAGACTGCTAGCTCAGACCTGCTGCTCGAGGCGCCTGGCTTTGTGAGCGAGCTCGGGGGCGAAGGCGAGCTGGGCCTGGGGGGACTGGTGTCTCCACCTGTGCCCCCGTCACTGCCCAATGCGGCCGTCTCCGTCCTGGAGGAGCCGCAGAACCGAACCTCTGCCTACAGCCTGGAGCACGCAGACCTGGGCGCCGGCTACTACCGCAAGTACTTCTACGGCAAAGGTGAGGGTCACCTGCAGCGCACTGTCCTCTCTGTCGAGTCCCTGGCTATGTAAAGTGTCGGGCTGTGTCTCTGGGTCGAGGCTGTCCAGCTATAACCACCTCCCTGCAGCCAAGCCAGGCCCCCCCTCACACCCAGACATGTTCCTCTGCCTCTGTCGGGTTCATTGTACTCCTCTGGGCTGGGGAGAGATTTCCTAGGGCCATTGCTGGGAGCTGAAATCTGAACCCCTGCACTTGGGCACCTTGTCATCATCAGTGTTCACATGGGAGAGCCCTGGATATTCTGGGAAAGAATATGGGCATGCTGGGCAAGGCCATGCAGGACCTAGGCTTTGGAGCAGGGAGGCATAGCCCCCTGGGTCCGGGGCGAGATATACGGGCGAGGCTTAGGGCCCAAGTGTATAATAGGTGCAGACAGGAGTCAGGATTTGGCTTGGTAAAACGTGGGCAGGGCTGAGGAGGGGATGATCTGAGCTAGTGTGATGGGGACCTGGGAGGGGGACTTGGTGATGGGTGTGGTTGAGCAAGGGTGGGACTGCTGAGGGGCGAGGCTGGTCATCTGCCTCCTGCTCCCGGCAGAACACCAGAACTTCTTCGGCCTGGACGAGGCGCTGGGCCCGGTGGCAGTGAGCCTGCggcgggaggagaaggacagCAGCGGAGGGGGTACTGTGCACAGCTACCGCATCATCGTGCGGACCACGCAGGTGGGCTAGGGTCATGGGAGCCAGGCCGCGGACTGCCTCCGGAGCTGCCTGCGTGTATCCTGAGCGCCCCTACATCCCGTCCTTAGCTCCGGACCCTCCGAGGCACCATCTCAGAGGACGCGCTGCCACCAGGGCCCCCCCGAGGCCTGTCCCCGAGGAAGCTTCTAGAGCATGTGGCCCCGCGGCTGAGCCCCACCTGCCTACGCCTGGGCTCAGCTTCACCCAAGGTGCCTCGCACGCTGCTCACGCTGGACGAGCAAGTGGTGAGTGGGCAGGGCACACCCTCGTCCTAGAGCTCAACCTAGTCTGAATCGAGTCTGCCCAGCTCCCAGCCGCCCAGCCTTGACCCTGATCTTGAGCTGGATGGGGACCCCAGAAGAGCTAGCTTTTCAAAAGGAGGGCATGAGAGGTCATCTGGAACCTTGTCTCTCAAGACCAGCAGCATCCACTTCACCTGCGGGCTTGTTAGAAAGGCAGGTTCTGGGTCCTAACCCACACCTACTGACTCAGGCCCTGCACGTGAAGAGATCCCGAGATGATTCCCATGTGCCTGTCAGCTGAGGAGCAACTGTCTGATCGCCACTCCCTCTTCTCGCAAGtccctctcattctctgtcagTTTGCCCTGCAAGGCCCTGCTGGGCCTCCTGCTAGTTTGGGGCGCTTGCTCCTTCCACTGCAGGCCCACTCAAGCCAGCTGGAAGTCCTTCCCTACCGTGTGCCGAAAGTTACTACTCACTGGCCCTGACTTTCCTCTTTGGTCATTCAATCTGTcagtcactcaacaaacatttcctCATCCCTTGGTACCAAGCTCCAGACTGGATGCTGGAGACTTGTCTAGACCAGGTTCTGTTCTTGAGTAGCTCACAGCCAGGTGGGGGAGAGACCCACAGAGAATCGTGGATAATGATGAGCAGGATAATAGTGAAAGGGGGATGCTGAGGGCTCTGTGGGGCACAAGGGTAGGGCTGATTGCCTTCCTTGGCCAGGAGGTTATTAGCATTATGGAGGAAATGCAAGAGCTCAAACCAGGAAGGGCAGGCATGTTCTGGGCAGAAGGAACAACCTGGGTGAAGCTTAGAGACTAAGAACTATTGCATCAGGGACCTGTGGGCAGTTCAGTGTGGCTAGAGTGGGCCTAGGGGGGACAGGGTGGCAAAGGCTGGCCTTTGGTCGTGAGGGCGCTGTGGAGCCATGGAAGATCTGAGAGGTCAAGCAGCCCTCTGGCTGCAGTGTGGGGCCCAGACTGGAAGCCAGACTGAAGGCTGTTGCAGTTGTCCAAGCCAGGCCTGGTGGTGACGATGGCAGAGGTGAAGAGGCGGTAGTCCAGGGACAGAGTGGCTGGTGGGGGTATTGTGAGATTCCCCTCCTTCTTGGCCCCTGAGAGAGGTATTTTTGTGGAGCCAGGGACCCTGGAGgatggaagggagggaagagTCACAGGGAGGAGGTGAGGTGCCAGGTGCTAGACGGACATCCGTGCAGCTGCAGCCGGGAAAGGGGCTGCGCTGGAGGCCGAGATGGGGGCGTCATCCGTGGAGACGGCTGCTTTGGCCACTGAGGGCAAAGACCAGGAGTGGAGAAGAGGCCTGGACATGAAGGGGGCGGCCCCTGGGGTCACAGGCCAAGTGAAGTTCCTGTTGTCGCAAGTGCCAACTAGGGTGAGAGTATGCCAGGGTGAGGCCATGCCTATGGTCGTTAAGAGGGGCTCAGGGTTTAAAAGTTGGGGTGGAAGTGTGGGACTCTAGAGGTTAGGAGGGATATAAGTGGGGACTGTGGGTGTAGACAGGCTTACTGTGAAAAAGGGAGGCTGGAGCTGGAGGGCCCTGGGCTCGTTGGCACGGTGGCAGGGCGCCCTGAGCTGTGCACAGTTAAGCCCAGATGCAAAGGAGCCAGAGGAGCTGGGAGCAGAGGGTGAGAGTGAGAGGTGGTGCGGGGCTCCAGAGAGGGGAAGACAGGCTGGCCTTGGGCTAAAGAAGATGACTGTGTGGACGCTGATTGGGATCAAGCATCTTCTGTGCAGGGTCCTTTCCGTGAACCCCGTCCTCTGTGCTCCCATGAGAACCAACCACCTCCCGGTTCCTTCCCACCttgccctcctctgccctcctgagCCCCCGGGGCAGGAGAGACCAAACCCACTTGATAGGATCGTGGCTTAGAGAGGGCAGAGGCAGTCCCACCCCCAGGCCAGTGTCCTATCCATGCCCCAAGGCCCCCAGGGTGTTGCTGGGAGATGGAGGCCTGAGCCTTCCGCCTGTGCCCTCCTCCTGCAGCTGAGCTTCCAGCGTAAGGTGGGCATCCTGTACTGCCGGGCGGGCCAGGGCTCAGAGGAGGAGATGTACAACAACCAGGAGGCAGGACCCGCCTTCATGCAGTTCCTCACCCTACTGGGCGACGTGGTTCGGCTCAAAGGCTTTGAGAGCTACCGGGCCCAGCTGGACACCAAAAGTGAGGCCCAGGGggtcagggtggggtggggtgggtggagacCCACCCTGCTGAAGGGCAGACTGCCTTGGCAAGAACTAGCTGCCGGCTCACTTTTCTGTCCCATCTTGTCctagggctggggctgggggtggagagtTCTCCCGATAGGCCGAGGACATGCATCGGGGGTTGcgaaggctgggaggaggggctgggaaagCCCTGGTGCCCTACTGCCGGAGCTGGGCCATGGGCGTTTGTGGGCACCACCTCCTCCCACCAAacacagccccagcccagccccagcctgtTGTGTTGGAAAGGTCCCAGGGTTCCTGGGAGGTGACCTGCTGTCTGCCCTCCTCTCTCAGCTGCTCCGCACATGCTGGTGCCTAGGCCAACATCTGTCCTCTCCTGGGACATCTGCCCCCGCTTCTCTTAGCAGATCGTTTCTTGTTTCTGTCTCCATTCTGTCTCAGCATCCCAACCCCAGGCTGGATCCTGTGGTGGGAGGGagttgggggggggcggggaaaaGGGAGCAGAGCTGGTGGCCTGGACCTTGGCTGGTGGTGGGAAGGAGTTGTCCACCTGCTGGCTGGGGAGGACAGAGGCTCCAGCCTGTGCGCAGGGATGGCAGGTCCAAGTCACCCAGATTCCCCTTGCTTTCCTGCGGTGTCCCCAACTCTCCGGCCACAGCGGATTCCACAGGCACACACTCCGTCTACACCACATACCAGGACCATGAGATCATGTTCCACGTATCCACGATGCTGCCGTACACCCCCAATAACCAGCAGCAGGTGTGACTGGGGCTCTGGGGAACCAGGGAGGGGTGCTGCGTGAGCGGGACCTTGGCCTGAGCTCTGCTGACCCCCAGCTTCTCCCTCCCAGCTAGTGTGACTCCCCAAAGACAGACACCCCAGGCCTGCActggggggcaggtggggggcagTTGGGGGCCATGGGTGCCCAGGCACTGCCTGGCTTGAACGAGCAGGGACATGGGGAAGCCCTGCTCACATGCCTCTCCTCCTAACCGCCAGCTCCTGCGGAAGCGCCACATCGGCAACGACATTGTGACCATCGTGTTCCAGGAACCGGGCAGCAAGCCCTTCTGCCCCACCACCATCCGCTCCCACTTCCAGCACATATTCCTAGTGGTGCGGGCGGAGGCGCCCTGCACTCCACACACCTCTTACAGGTGGGCGCCCCGGGGTTCCAGTTCTGCCAAGGGTGCCTCTTCCTGGACCTTCTCTTTGCCCCTGACTACGGCCTCCCTCCCCATAGGGTGGCCGTGAGCCGCACCCAGGACACGCCAGCCTTCGGGCCAGCTCTGCCGCCTGGCGGAGGGCCCTTCGCGGCCAACGGCGACTTCCGGGCCCTCCTGCTGGCCAAGGCGCTCAATGGCGAGCAGGCGGCGGGCCACGCACGCCAGTTCCACGCCATGGCCACG is drawn from Ovis aries strain OAR_USU_Benz2616 breed Rambouillet chromosome 21, ARS-UI_Ramb_v3.0, whole genome shotgun sequence and contains these coding sequences:
- the SIPA1 gene encoding signal-induced proliferation-associated protein 1 yields the protein MWAGGGVGSPRRGPAPAPTDDLFARKLRQPARPPLTPHTFEPRPTRGPLVRSGSDAGEARPPTPASPRARAHSHEDASRPAAPPARFFDPLALLGLPAEEPEPEFPPVPEPRCFAHYDVQSLLFDWSPRPRGPGAQAEASSGTPATAQDQTASSDLLLEAPGFVSELGGEGELGLGGLVSPPVPPSLPNAAVSVLEEPQNRTSAYSLEHADLGAGYYRKYFYGKEHQNFFGLDEALGPVAVSLRREEKDSSGGGTVHSYRIIVRTTQLRTLRGTISEDALPPGPPRGLSPRKLLEHVAPRLSPTCLRLGSASPKVPRTLLTLDEQVLSFQRKVGILYCRAGQGSEEEMYNNQEAGPAFMQFLTLLGDVVRLKGFESYRAQLDTKTDSTGTHSVYTTYQDHEIMFHVSTMLPYTPNNQQQLLRKRHIGNDIVTIVFQEPGSKPFCPTTIRSHFQHIFLVVRAEAPCTPHTSYRVAVSRTQDTPAFGPALPPGGGPFAANGDFRALLLAKALNGEQAAGHARQFHAMATRTRQQYLQDLATNEVTTTSLDSASRFGLPSLGGRRRAAPRGPGAELQAAGALVWGVRAAPGARGAAGAEAGGPDGGEVPCLLGISAEALVLVAPRDGRVVFNCACRDVLAWTFSEQRLDLYYGRGEAITLRFDGPPGQAVGEVVARLQLVSRGCETRELALPRDGQGRLGFEVDAAGFITHVERFTFAETTGLRPGARLLRVCGQTLPSLGPEAAAQLLRSAPKVCVTVLPPDDSGRPRRSFSELYTLSLQEPSRRGAMEPVQDEAPAEALLPDTKQLLQVCLNDSGGPPGPGDLAEERTEFLHSQNPPSPCSSDEAPVLPNTTPDLLLATTAKPAAPSAGRETPPAQDGRGSPSGFEEKDEPAPELRASFLPRTLSLRNSISKIMSEAGSETLEDEWQSISEIASTCNTILESLSREGQPIPESRDAKGTPKSDAEPEPGSLSEKVSHLESMLRKLQDDLQKEKADRAALEEEVRNLRHNNRRLQAESESAATRLLLASKQLGSPATDLA